In Rhipicephalus sanguineus isolate Rsan-2018 chromosome 1, BIME_Rsan_1.4, whole genome shotgun sequence, the DNA window AGGTTATCAGTAGGCAAACTTTGCGTCACCCAGATTATGCAATATCGCTCACTGGCTCTGTGACGGTATATCGCTGCTTGTAAAATAATAATTCAAATACTTGAACGAAGTTAGTATATTTAGGATGTTACTTCGATAGAGCTCAATTGTTAAATTCGGCGTATGCGCCAGTAGGAGCTTAGGAGGCGCTAGCAGCGCGCGCGCGGGGAGGAGCAGACCGCGCCGCTATTTCCCCGTCAACTCGTTCGTAGCAGAAAATTTGGCTTTGTCACTGTATTTTTTAAATGGTATTGAACTGTCACAGCCAAGAAAGGCGCCACAAGCGTCGTCAAAGAACAGTATTTGTAGCGCGAAGACGGGAGGTCGCCTTGGTATCCTCAGATTATTATTTCTAGTGCAGACGAATGAGGTTGCTCGGGCGAAAGATTGGTCGCACCACTGTTTCAGTGTACAATATGCTTTAAGTGGTCGTTCTGTGTGACCACCCCGTGTGCATAAAACGCTTCACCGTAGACTGTTGTAAGTTCGCAGCAGGTGCTATGCAACGCGCTTAAATGACTCCTATTCTGCTGCTTCCAGCCTGTGTGGCTATTGGCACAGGGTGGTTATATCTTCTCACTACATTCCTTCCGAGCATCGGCCACGAAGATTATGTGTAAGAGAAAAATATGCTTCCACAGCTATTTGAAACAGGTTACGTGATTGCGTATAATGTGCAAGTATTGTGTTTCAGGGGTCGCCTAAAGTTTCCCAGTAGTCACCAAGAACTGAAAGAATTAGCGGAGCTACTGAGTGCGTACAAAGAGCAACACGCGGCTTATGTTTTTGTGCTATTTTCATCGGCATACTTGTACAAGCAAACGTTTGCCATTCCGGGATCAGTTTTTCTGGTAAATGCATCGCTTTATCATATTCTAAAAGCAGTAATTGGACATGCTTATATTGGAAACTAACACGCTGCCTTGCTTTCTTTAGAATGTCCTGGCTGGTGCACTGTTCGGCGTCTGGAAAAGTTTTTTGTTGACTTGCCTGCTTTCCGGAATAGGCGCATCACAGTGCTATTTGCTGTCCAAATTGTGTGGCCAAAAGTATGTTGTGGCCTACTTTCCCGATAAAGTAAAGCTTTTACAAGACAAGGTATGTATTAACTTATATCTGCTTTCACTACACTAAGCTTAGTGTTTCAAATGAATTCAAACAAAAAATATTGCTCTTATTGATATATATGAGTGTTATAATTTGTGCTGGTAGAATGTTTTGTATGGTTGCATGCTATTTGTGGTGGCACCATTGAACATACTTCACAAACACGGTAAATGATAGCCATGTAAACATtaaggagttttcgaataggggccccaaaaccCTTTGcgggtgctcgctttgggtccagcaggagctaagagttttcgaatagggtctgcggcgctttagacactccccctattcgaagtcactctagtcttggccaagagccgtcgcttcagtgggtgccgtcaggTTTGTTTGatgcaaagcttttggggcagactttggggctcccgctaaattcgagaaatagcgaccccaacgcaaaacccaaacgctgtttggatcttgcgcatgcgcagtagcctcgacgctatttctttgggacCCCAAAACGATTGGAGCCCCTATTCGAAAATTCCCTATTTACATGTCCACTTTCATCGTTGTCGTCCTTTTTGTGAAGTGTATTGTTAGCGAAACTTTCAAACAAAATGAGAACATAAAGTAGCAATATGCCAAATTCAGACAGCAAGCAATTGAAATTTATTTAAACTTTATATAAATCTTGTACATTTGTAAGTTGCATGTTCCTAGGTTGTGTGGAGGGCAGGTGTATATGCATTTCATTTCACTTACGAGTGTGGTCCAAACTGGGCTTGCCAGCTGATCCAATAAACATGAACAGTAGATGATTTTCAAGATGATGTAGCAAAGATAAGCAGACGATCTACTAGTTTTAGCAGACATACAGAAAAAAGCTtatcaaaagtaaaaaaaaagggaagaatgGGCAGTTCAGTCTTGGAACATGATAGTGAAAAGTTTGAGGAATTAAGAATGAATGCTCTTTCgactatttttttttacatatatgAATGCCCGAGAGAGGCATCTGCAATATGGCTCATAATGTGCCAGTTTAGAAAGAACTGGAAAATTTGCAAATGATGCACTAGAGTGGGCCAAAGTTATCACTGGAACTACCTGCTCCTCATGGCTGTAATTTTCTCTAATGTTGATAACTTTGTGAGCAAAATATACAAAGAATTTTTCATGCAGTGGTAATGCAATACTCGCAGCACTTTGCTACATATAAAGTTACTCTATCTGTTATCAAGAAGGTAGTGACGGTTTAAACCTTTCtgatgccacctatgaagaactgtctgtaaacgTGTCAAATCAATACAACATTATGTCAAGGCACTCactattctattgcaacaaaaataaaataTCATAATATGTTCATTTGTACGTGTTATAGTAACTAATCAGAATTacgttgtaattaaatatctgtttatcccgaagtcattcatgctctgttttggcataaatagaatgaaatctcaggctagaaatgaATTGCTAATTTATTTTTAgttatgtccattttgagcaaagaaacaTTATACTTTTCTcatggctcgcaggaagc includes these proteins:
- the LOC119378923 gene encoding transmembrane protein 41A — protein: MTPILLLPACVAIGTGWLYLLTTFLPSIGHEDYVGRLKFPSSHQELKELAELLSAYKEQHAAYVFVLFSSAYLYKQTFAIPGSVFLNVLAGALFGVWKSFLLTCLLSGIGASQCYLLSKLCGQKYVVAYFPDKVKLLQDKVKENRDRLLYWLLFLRLFPMTPNWFLNIASPVVGVPLHLFFISVFIGLMPYNFICVQTGCILSELKSMNDILTWTTMAKMAAIAGVALLPSLLMKRGAKKE